One window of Novosphingobium sp. 9U genomic DNA carries:
- a CDS encoding mechanosensitive ion channel family protein, translating into MIHLIERYITGVPLWAERTIVAVIAALVGAFVALAVHTVLYRVSARIARASKSRADDILINRLARPTRWSFVALGVILAARETPALAAAWDKVAGFVMPVLIGWIALAILRTFVETMYLRYDISVEDNRNARRRRTRLGIISRIISFGIVFLTISLMLLSIPGVAKIGVTLMASAGLAALAVGAAAQPALKALIAGLQMALTEPISIDDVVVIDGEWGRIEDIRTTYVVVRVWDDRRLVVPTTRFLEDTFQNWTKSTAQLLGTVMIYLDPAAEIGPIREEYTRQITTHRLWDKRAQILQVTDHDADAMEVRLLMSAKDGPTLFDLRCEIREGMIDWIRRHQPEALVRRRMLPVSPVELAAGPSMADAIAVTKGNGATMTH; encoded by the coding sequence ATGATCCACCTGATCGAGCGCTACATCACCGGCGTGCCCCTCTGGGCGGAGCGCACCATCGTCGCCGTGATCGCCGCGCTCGTCGGCGCGTTTGTGGCGCTGGCGGTGCACACCGTGCTCTACCGCGTCTCGGCCCGCATCGCGCGGGCGAGCAAGAGCCGCGCCGACGACATCCTGATCAACCGCCTTGCCCGCCCGACCCGCTGGTCGTTCGTAGCGCTGGGCGTCATCCTCGCCGCGCGCGAAACGCCGGCGCTCGCGGCTGCTTGGGATAAGGTGGCGGGCTTCGTCATGCCGGTGCTGATCGGCTGGATCGCACTCGCCATCCTGCGCACCTTCGTCGAGACGATGTACTTGCGCTACGATATCTCGGTCGAGGACAACCGCAACGCCCGGCGCCGGCGAACCCGGCTCGGCATCATCAGCCGGATCATCAGCTTCGGCATCGTGTTCCTGACGATCTCGCTGATGCTGCTGTCGATCCCTGGCGTTGCCAAGATCGGCGTCACGCTGATGGCCTCGGCCGGCCTTGCCGCGCTGGCAGTCGGCGCGGCGGCGCAGCCGGCCTTGAAGGCGCTGATCGCCGGGCTGCAGATGGCCCTCACCGAGCCGATATCCATCGACGACGTCGTGGTCATCGACGGCGAGTGGGGCCGGATCGAGGACATTCGCACGACTTACGTCGTGGTGCGCGTGTGGGACGATCGGCGCCTGGTAGTGCCGACCACGCGCTTCCTGGAGGACACCTTTCAGAACTGGACCAAGAGCACTGCGCAGCTGCTCGGTACGGTGATGATCTACCTCGATCCGGCCGCCGAGATCGGCCCAATCCGCGAGGAGTACACCCGCCAGATCACCACGCATCGCCTATGGGACAAGCGGGCGCAGATCCTGCAGGTGACCGACCATGACGCCGACGCCATGGAAGTGCGCCTGCTGATGAGCGCCAAGGACGGGCCGACCCTGTTCGACCTTCGCTGCGAAATCCGCGAGGGCATGATCGACTGGATCCGCCGCCACCAGCCCGAGGCGCTGGTGCGCCGCCGAATGCTGCCAGTATCGCCGGTGGAGCTGGCTGCCGGGCCGTCGATGGCCGATGCGATCGCAGTGACGAAGGGCAACGGCGCCACCATGACGCATTGA
- a CDS encoding serine hydrolase produces MTSKTRAALAAIAALTIAAPAQAQADTAVSPALARRSGELLAVLNGGGRPDETFAPEFLKAVPEGRLREVAASVRAQLGRATAVNSITARDASHADLAIAYERGRAHAFVVLAPDTRVIGFVIDRIEPADIAAMRSLDEIAGAFARLPGVAGFAVSDIEPGSEPQSALEPGRPLAIGSTFKLVILAELVRAIDAGERKWTDTVTLGTLELPAGGFNQLQPGTRVTLRRLAEEMIRVSDNSATDLLLHELGRRKVEGMLGPIGFSYADWNVPFLSTMELFKLKGVQGGTLGRRYLDADPIGRRQMLKEVARLPGSAIDRLYANGQPVLIDALEWFATPADLVRTMGWFARHRETAAGAEALRILSLNPGPAAPLHERFGYVGYKGGSEPGVVSMTVLLRDKVARWKVVTATWNDPAAPVDEARFGALMGRALEIVAGG; encoded by the coding sequence ATGACGTCGAAGACCCGGGCCGCACTTGCCGCCATCGCTGCCCTGACCATTGCCGCGCCCGCGCAGGCGCAGGCAGACACCGCCGTCTCACCGGCGCTGGCGCGGCGCAGTGGAGAACTGCTGGCGGTGCTCAACGGCGGAGGGCGCCCAGACGAGACCTTCGCGCCCGAGTTCCTGAAGGCGGTGCCCGAGGGCAGGTTGCGCGAGGTTGCCGCCTCGGTCCGCGCGCAGCTCGGCCGTGCGACCGCTGTCAATTCGATCACCGCGCGAGATGCCAGCCATGCCGATCTCGCGATTGCGTATGAGCGTGGGCGCGCGCATGCGTTCGTGGTGCTCGCACCCGATACCCGGGTCATCGGCTTCGTGATCGACCGCATCGAGCCAGCCGATATCGCCGCCATGCGCTCGCTGGATGAAATCGCGGGTGCCTTTGCGCGGTTGCCGGGCGTCGCCGGCTTCGCAGTGTCCGACATCGAGCCCGGCAGTGAGCCGCAAAGCGCGCTTGAGCCCGGCCGGCCGCTGGCGATCGGCTCCACCTTCAAGCTGGTGATCCTGGCCGAACTGGTCCGTGCCATCGACGCGGGCGAGCGCAAATGGACCGACACCGTGACGCTTGGCACGCTGGAGTTGCCCGCGGGCGGCTTCAACCAGCTGCAGCCCGGCACCAGGGTTACGCTGCGCCGGCTGGCCGAGGAGATGATCCGGGTCAGCGACAACAGCGCCACCGATCTGCTGCTGCACGAACTCGGCCGCCGCAAGGTGGAGGGCATGTTGGGACCGATCGGGTTCAGCTATGCCGACTGGAATGTGCCGTTCCTCTCCACCATGGAGCTGTTCAAGCTCAAAGGTGTGCAAGGCGGCACGCTGGGCCGTCGCTACCTCGACGCAGATCCGATCGGGCGGCGGCAGATGCTGAAAGAGGTAGCCCGTCTGCCAGGCTCGGCGATCGACCGTCTTTATGCCAATGGGCAGCCGGTGCTAATCGACGCCTTGGAGTGGTTCGCCACACCGGCGGACCTCGTACGGACCATGGGCTGGTTCGCGCGCCACCGCGAAACCGCAGCAGGCGCGGAGGCCTTGCGTATCCTCTCTCTGAACCCCGGCCCGGCCGCGCCCTTGCACGAGCGGTTCGGCTATGTGGGTTACAAGGGTGGCTCGGAGCCGGGCGTGGTCAGCATGACCGTGCTGCTGCGCGACAAGGTGGCGCGCTGGAAGGTCGTCACCGCAACCTGGAACGACCCGGCGGCGCCAGTGGACGAAGCGCGGTTCGGTGCCTTGATGGGTCGAGCGCTGGAGATCGTGGCCGGCGGCTAG
- a CDS encoding CDC48 family AAA ATPase, whose protein sequence is MAEAAVQTEDRTIKLQVAAARQEESGHGIARLSRASLSALGALEGDVLEITGKSTTVARAVLGYPEDEELQVIRLDGLQRGNAEVGSGEHVKVAKAESRPAQRVVFAPAHKEMRLQGPAQALKRNFFQRPMMQGDLVATTGQQQVADLPPQLRRMFNAPAYSLTQIRLNVVSTVPKGIVHIDENTEVELREVYEEAQSPRGDINYDDVGGMSDTIRQLREMVELPLRYPELFTRLGVDPPKGVLLHGPPGTGKTRLAQAVANESDATFHSINGPEIMGSGYGESEKALREVFEEAAKASPAIIFIDEIDSIAPKRSQVHGEAEKRLVAQLLTLMDGLNSRAHVVVIAATNRPDAIDEALRRPGRFDREIVIGVPDESGRREILGIHTRGMPLQGVDLNEIARTTHGFVGADLAALAREAAIEAVRRIMPKLDLEARTIPAEVLESLSVGRDDFLAALKRVQPSAMREVMVQVPNIGWADIGGLDEAQLKLREGVELPLKNPESFHRLGIRPAKGFLLYGPPGTGKTLLAKAVAKEAEANFISIKSSDLLSKWYGESEQQIAKLFSRARQVAPCVIFIDEIDSLVPSRGNSMGEPQVTSRVVNTMLAEMDGMEDMQSIVVIGATNRPALVDPALLRPGRFDELVYVGTPDEAGREHILGIHTSKMPLADDVDLARIARETERFTGADLEDVVRRAGLIAIRKNGSGVTSVSRADFDEALQDSRATVTVEMEEEYARMKGELKKRAMAVEPIGFIAPGMVEPRRERKHEH, encoded by the coding sequence ATGGCGGAAGCCGCGGTCCAGACGGAAGACAGGACGATCAAGCTGCAGGTTGCGGCCGCCCGCCAGGAAGAGAGCGGCCACGGAATCGCTCGCCTCTCGCGCGCTTCGCTGTCGGCGCTCGGCGCGCTCGAGGGCGACGTACTGGAGATCACCGGCAAGTCCACCACCGTTGCCCGCGCCGTGCTCGGCTATCCCGAGGATGAAGAGCTGCAGGTAATCCGCCTCGACGGTCTGCAGCGCGGCAATGCCGAAGTCGGCTCGGGCGAGCACGTGAAGGTCGCCAAGGCAGAGTCGCGCCCCGCTCAGCGCGTGGTGTTCGCGCCTGCGCACAAGGAGATGCGGCTGCAAGGCCCTGCTCAGGCGCTAAAGCGCAACTTCTTCCAGCGGCCGATGATGCAGGGCGATCTGGTCGCCACCACGGGCCAGCAGCAGGTCGCCGACCTGCCGCCGCAGCTGCGCCGCATGTTCAACGCGCCCGCCTATTCGCTGACGCAGATCCGACTCAACGTCGTCTCGACTGTGCCCAAGGGCATCGTCCACATCGACGAGAACACCGAGGTGGAGCTGCGCGAGGTCTACGAGGAAGCGCAAAGCCCGCGCGGCGATATCAACTACGACGACGTCGGCGGCATGTCCGACACCATCCGCCAGCTGCGCGAGATGGTCGAGCTGCCGCTGCGCTACCCCGAGCTCTTCACCCGCCTGGGCGTCGATCCGCCCAAGGGCGTGTTGCTGCACGGCCCGCCAGGAACCGGCAAGACCCGTCTGGCGCAGGCCGTCGCCAACGAGAGCGACGCGACCTTCCACTCGATCAACGGGCCCGAGATCATGGGCTCGGGCTATGGCGAGAGCGAGAAGGCGCTGCGCGAGGTGTTCGAGGAGGCGGCCAAGGCCAGCCCTGCGATCATCTTCATCGATGAGATCGATTCGATCGCGCCCAAGCGCAGCCAAGTCCACGGCGAGGCGGAGAAGCGCCTGGTCGCGCAGCTGCTGACCTTGATGGACGGGTTGAACTCGCGCGCGCACGTCGTCGTCATCGCGGCCACGAACCGGCCCGATGCCATCGACGAGGCGCTGCGCCGTCCTGGCCGGTTCGACCGCGAGATCGTCATCGGCGTCCCCGACGAGAGCGGCCGGCGCGAGATCCTGGGCATCCACACCCGTGGCATGCCGCTGCAAGGTGTGGACCTGAACGAGATCGCGCGCACCACGCATGGCTTCGTTGGCGCCGACCTCGCCGCACTCGCTCGCGAAGCGGCGATCGAGGCGGTGCGCCGGATCATGCCGAAGCTCGACCTGGAGGCCCGCACGATTCCGGCCGAAGTGCTAGAAAGCTTGTCGGTTGGTCGCGACGACTTCCTGGCGGCGCTGAAGCGCGTGCAGCCCTCGGCGATGCGTGAGGTCATGGTGCAAGTGCCCAACATCGGCTGGGCCGACATCGGAGGGCTGGATGAGGCGCAGCTTAAACTGCGCGAAGGCGTCGAGCTGCCTCTGAAGAACCCCGAGAGCTTCCACCGTCTCGGGATCCGGCCGGCCAAGGGCTTCCTGCTCTATGGTCCGCCGGGTACCGGCAAGACCTTGCTGGCCAAGGCGGTGGCGAAGGAGGCGGAAGCCAACTTCATCTCGATCAAGTCGTCCGACCTGCTCAGCAAGTGGTACGGTGAGAGCGAGCAGCAGATCGCCAAGCTGTTCTCTCGTGCGCGCCAAGTGGCCCCGTGCGTGATCTTCATCGACGAGATCGACAGCTTGGTGCCCTCGCGTGGCAACTCCATGGGCGAGCCGCAAGTCACCAGCCGCGTGGTCAACACGATGCTGGCCGAGATGGACGGGATGGAGGACATGCAGTCGATCGTCGTCATCGGCGCCACCAACCGCCCGGCGCTGGTCGATCCGGCGCTGCTGCGGCCGGGCCGGTTCGACGAGCTGGTCTATGTCGGCACGCCGGACGAAGCCGGGCGAGAGCACATCCTGGGCATTCACACGTCCAAGATGCCGCTTGCGGACGATGTCGATCTCGCCCGCATCGCCCGGGAAACCGAGCGCTTTACCGGCGCCGATCTGGAAGACGTGGTGCGCCGCGCCGGCCTGATCGCGATCCGCAAGAACGGCTCGGGAGTAACCTCGGTGAGCCGCGCCGACTTCGACGAGGCGCTGCAGGACAGCCGCGCCACCGTCACGGTCGAGATGGAGGAAGAGTACGCCCGCATGAAAGGCGAGCTGAAAAAGCGCGCCATGGCGGTCGAACCGATCGGCTTCATCGCTCCGGGCATGGTCGAACCCCGCCGCGAGCGGAAGCACGAGCACTGA
- a CDS encoding CoA transferase subunit A: protein MKKLYPDATTALDGLLRDGLLIASGGFGLCGLPERLLDAVRDSGVKNLTFASNNAGIDNEGIGKLLRTKQVSKMISSYVGENKEFERQYLSGELEVEFSPQGTLAERMRAGGAGIPGFYTKTGVGTLIAEGKETKVFNGEEYVLEQGIFADLALVKAWKADETGNVVFRKTARNFNVPAATCGKVCVVEVEEIVPVGSLDPDAIHLPGVYVQRLILGAPYDKKIEFTTTRERETV from the coding sequence ATGAAGAAGCTCTACCCCGATGCCACCACCGCGCTGGACGGTCTCTTGCGCGATGGCCTGCTGATCGCGAGCGGCGGCTTCGGGCTCTGCGGCTTGCCCGAGCGGCTGCTCGATGCCGTGCGCGACAGCGGCGTCAAGAACCTGACGTTCGCCAGCAACAACGCAGGGATCGACAACGAAGGCATCGGCAAGCTGCTGCGCACCAAGCAGGTCAGCAAGATGATCTCGTCCTACGTGGGCGAGAACAAGGAGTTCGAGCGCCAGTACCTCTCGGGCGAGCTGGAGGTGGAGTTCTCACCCCAGGGCACGCTGGCCGAGCGGATGCGGGCGGGCGGTGCGGGCATTCCCGGCTTCTACACCAAGACTGGCGTGGGCACGCTGATCGCCGAGGGCAAGGAGACCAAGGTCTTCAACGGTGAGGAGTACGTGCTGGAGCAGGGCATCTTCGCCGACCTGGCGCTGGTCAAGGCCTGGAAGGCGGACGAGACCGGTAACGTGGTGTTCCGCAAGACCGCGCGCAACTTCAACGTGCCTGCCGCGACTTGCGGCAAGGTCTGCGTGGTCGAGGTAGAGGAAATCGTGCCTGTCGGCAGCCTCGATCCCGACGCCATCCACTTGCCCGGTGTCTACGTCCAGCGCCTGATCCTGGGCGCGCCCTACGACAAGAAGATCGAGTTCACCACCACGCGCGAGAGGGAGACCGTCTGA